One part of the Eucalyptus grandis isolate ANBG69807.140 chromosome 10, ASM1654582v1, whole genome shotgun sequence genome encodes these proteins:
- the LOC120288860 gene encoding proline-rich receptor-like protein kinase PERK15: MSSSPPPAPAPGGAGRLQHHFAAAPPTAGGDDQLHLSPASPSAGGDRAGASEWVAAGALAGLIVGIGIGGLIVLVGVGIFVIFYRRRKRRRLELGNYPIQGPKG, from the exons ATGTcgtcctcgccgccgccggctccCGCTCCCGGCGGCGCCGGGCGGCTCCAACACCACTTCGCCGCTGCTCCCCCCACCGCCGGCGGCGACGACCAACTCCACCTCTCCCCCGCCTCCCCCTCCGCCGGCGGCGACCGGGCCGGTGCCTCCGAATGGGTTGCCGCCGGGGCGCTGGCGGGGCTGATAGTGGGGATTGGGATTGGGGGCCTGATCGTGCTGGTTGGGGTCGGCATTTTCGTGATTTTCTaccggaggaggaagaggaggaggcttGAGCTGGGGAATTACCCTATTCAGGGGCCTAAAG GATAA
- the LOC120288880 gene encoding 60S ribosomal protein L37-3-like: protein GNGSFGKRRNKTHTLCVRCGRRSFHLQKSRCGACGFPSARKRKYNWSVKAIRRKTTGTGRMRYLRNVPRRFKSGFREGTEAAPRKHAGAATA, encoded by the exons GGGAACGGGAGCTTCGGTAAGCGAAGGAACAAGACGCACACGCTGTGCGTGAGGTGTGGGCGGCGCAGCTTCCACCTCCAGAAGAGCCGCTGCGGTGCCTGCGGCTTCCCCTCCGCCCGCAAGAGGAAGT ATAACTGGAGTGTGAAGGCAATCCGAAGGAAGACCACAGGAACTGGTAGGATGAGGTATCTCCGCAATGTTCCTCGCAGGTTCAAGAGTGGTTTCAGAGAAG GTACTGAAGCTGCACCAAGGAAGCATGCAGGAGCAGCTACTGCTTAA